The following are encoded in a window of Castanea sativa cultivar Marrone di Chiusa Pesio chromosome 5, ASM4071231v1 genomic DNA:
- the LOC142635155 gene encoding uncharacterized protein LOC142635155: MTTSWPFHTWGLDLIGPINPPTNGYIWILAAIEYFTKWVEVIPLKKATGAAMANFIRGHIITRFGILRKLISDNGTSFINKDMKNLTKEYCIKHGRSSVKTTTGFSPFSLVYGTEAISPVELVVPMPRVVLEENKEDTEDANNERRMADLEGLEEEREEARRRSQRYQ, from the exons ATGACAACCTCGTGGCCTTTCCACACTTGGGGGCTTGATCTCATAGGCCCCATAAACCCTCCTACCAATGGTTACATATGGATATTGGCAGCCATCGAGTACTTTACAAAGTGGGTAGAGGTTATTCCTCTAAAAAAGGCCACTGGAGCAGCCATGGCAAACTTTATTCGAGGACATATCATTACGAGATTTGGGATCCTCAGGAAGTTGATCAGTGACAATGGAACCTCGTTCATAAACAAGGACATGAAGAACCTAACTAAGGAATATTGCATCAAGCATGGGAG GAGCTCTGTGAAGACAACCACAGGATTCTCACCATTCTCCTTAGTTTATGGGACAGAAGCTATCAGCCCCGTGGAGTTAGTTGTCCCTATGCCAAGAGTGGTGcttgaagaaaacaaagaggacaCTGAGGATGCAAATAATGAAAGAAGGATGGCAGATCTGGAAGGGTTGGAGGAAGAAAGGGAGGAGGCCAGAAGGAGAAGCCAAAGGTACCAGTAA
- the LOC142635156 gene encoding uncharacterized protein LOC142635156 — protein MRFNGSAMATSNRLGIVISCEDGSTLPLSFKLGFSCSNNAAEYEAYLTGLTVALSMGVKHMKVLGDSNLVVSRMKGDFALREQSLAAYRTWVQRLEQEFQTFSVEYAQRRENRFADALATLGSQMPVKGRNTLIRVSRQEHSIIEILRRMFSEESKQQDWRNEVKEKIKWLGHGGSIKELKDYTLIEGELYRRLPGGILSKCINEKEGKLRLEELHTQVCGVAKRINLYRRMQRMGYYWPNMNKETATIQGECQGCQFSVDKEKSYDMFVTED, from the coding sequence ATGAGGTTTAATGGGTCAGCAATGGCAACCTCAAATAGACTGGGAATTGTAATAAGTTGTGAAGATGGGAGCACCTTACCCTTATCTTTCAAGCTTGGGTTTTCCTGTTCAAATAACGCCGCTGAATATGAAGCATACTTAACTGGGCTGACTGTAGCACTCAGCATGGGAGTAAAGCACATGAAAGTTTTAGGAGACTCCAATCTTGTAGTCTCTCGGATGAAGGGTGACTTTGCATTAAGAGAACAGAGTTTGGCAGCCTACAGAACTTGGGTGCAAAGGCTGGAGCAAGAATTTCAGACCTTCAGTGTAGAGTACGCCCAAAGGAGAGAGAACAGGTTCGCCGATGCACTAGCCACTCTAGGATCCCAAATGCCAGTTAAAGGAAGAAACACCTTGATAAGGGTAAGTAGGCAGGAACACTCCATCATAGAAATCCTCAGAAGGATGTTCTCTGAAGAATCGAAGCAGCAAGATTGGAGAAATGaggttaaagaaaaaataaaatggttagGACATGGAGGAAGTATCAAAGAGCTAAAAGATTACACTCTGATAGAAGGAGAGTTATATAGAAGGCTGCCCGGAGGGATCCTGTCCAAATGTATCaatgaaaaagaaggaaagctGAGATTGGAAGAACTGCATACCCAAGTCTGTGGGGTCGCGAAAAGGATTAATCTATATAGAAGGATGCAACGCATGGGGTACTACTGGCCAAACATGAACAAAGAGACTGCAACTATACAGGGAGAATGTCAAGGATGTCAATTCTCAGTGGATAAGGAAAAAAGCTATGACATGTTTGTTACGGAAGATTAA